In Deltaproteobacteria bacterium, one DNA window encodes the following:
- a CDS encoding antibiotic biosynthesis monooxygenase — MVVVLFRSLLTAEAGADYGAMADEMLARASTMAGFIDFKSFTAADGEHVAIIHWESQDTLRAWSDDLRHVVAQRLGRDKWYEYFQVEVADIARSYRFDRPK, encoded by the coding sequence ATGGTCGTCGTACTCTTTCGTTCACTGCTCACCGCCGAAGCCGGTGCCGACTACGGCGCGATGGCCGACGAGATGCTCGCGCGCGCCAGTACAATGGCGGGATTCATCGACTTCAAATCCTTCACCGCCGCCGATGGCGAGCACGTCGCGATCATTCATTGGGAATCGCAAGACACGCTGCGCGCGTGGAGCGATGACCTGCGTCATGTAGTCGCCCAACGGCTCGGACGCGACAAGTGGTACGAGTACTTCCAAGTCGAGGTCGCCGACATCGCTCGCTCCTACCGATTCGACCGGCCGAAGTAG
- a CDS encoding SDR family oxidoreductase produces MTARLAGKTVLITGGGSGIGEATAKRCAAEGARVVIADINDEGAQRVSREIDGEVLVAHTDIAQPKEVEELIQHTIKTFGRLDVVHNNATSGDMGFIADLSVEAWNRTIAINLTGYFLTSKFALPLMIEQGGGVFVNMSSGVAVSVEHGLGAYAAAKAGIISLTRSVAVEYAKHNIRANCILPGAIATPPTLMFANAVEGARDRMINANPLRRLGQPEEVANMVVFLASDEASFITGQTFIVDGGAMATHNIGLMSGE; encoded by the coding sequence ATGACAGCGCGATTGGCCGGTAAGACAGTCCTCATCACCGGCGGCGGCTCGGGCATCGGCGAGGCGACGGCGAAGCGGTGCGCGGCTGAAGGCGCGCGCGTGGTGATCGCTGACATCAACGACGAGGGCGCGCAACGGGTCTCGCGCGAGATTGACGGCGAAGTCTTGGTCGCGCATACGGACATCGCCCAACCGAAAGAAGTCGAGGAGCTGATTCAGCACACCATCAAAACCTTCGGACGGCTCGACGTCGTGCACAACAACGCCACCAGCGGCGACATGGGCTTCATTGCCGATCTCAGCGTCGAGGCGTGGAACCGCACCATCGCCATCAACTTGACTGGCTACTTCCTCACCAGCAAGTTTGCGCTGCCGCTGATGATCGAGCAGGGCGGAGGCGTGTTCGTGAACATGTCGTCGGGAGTGGCGGTGTCGGTCGAGCACGGCCTCGGCGCGTACGCGGCCGCCAAGGCCGGTATCATCAGCTTGACGCGGTCCGTTGCCGTCGAGTACGCGAAGCACAACATCCGCGCGAATTGCATTCTGCCGGGCGCCATCGCTACGCCGCCCACCCTCATGTTTGCGAACGCCGTCGAGGGTGCGCGCGACCGGATGATCAACGCCAACCCATTGCGTCGACTCGGCCAGCCTGAGGAAGTCGCGAACATGGTGGTGTTCCTCGCCTCGGACGAGGCATCGTTCATCACCGGCCAAACGTTCATCGTCGACGGCGGTGCGATGGCGACACACAACATCGGCTTGATGAGTGGCGAATGA
- a CDS encoding nuclear transport factor 2 family protein produces MTLESRIDALTQRVQALEDELAIHRLIVGYGLAVDIGDAERSAAVFSPDGIYDVDVGLMEGRDAVKAMIRGERHQSMVGHCAHQIGPAIVEVSGERATATGYSRVYLNTRAGTHIYRVSFNRWELSKQNGAWLITRRVTRLLGTDDAKQVFRDALDHA; encoded by the coding sequence ATGACGCTCGAATCGCGCATCGATGCGCTCACGCAGCGTGTCCAAGCACTCGAAGACGAGCTGGCGATTCATCGCTTGATCGTCGGTTACGGGCTCGCGGTCGACATCGGCGACGCGGAGCGCAGCGCCGCCGTGTTCTCACCCGATGGTATCTACGACGTCGATGTCGGACTGATGGAGGGGCGCGACGCGGTCAAAGCGATGATCCGCGGTGAGCGGCATCAATCGATGGTCGGGCACTGCGCGCATCAAATCGGTCCGGCCATTGTCGAGGTCAGCGGTGAGCGCGCGACGGCGACAGGTTACTCGCGTGTGTATCTCAACACCCGCGCCGGCACCCACATCTATCGCGTGAGCTTCAATCGTTGGGAGTTGAGCAAACAGAACGGGGCGTGGCTGATCACTCGCCGCGTCACGCGGCTGCTTGGCACCGATGACGCCAAACAGGTGTTCCGCGACGCGCTCGATCACGCTTGA
- a CDS encoding amidohydrolase, with protein MSNTPRPFVIDADGHIVEPTSMWAEYVEPAYRARAPRPALDERGHPCQVIDDRIIMRHAMLLTFGPEYKLEGKTFQAGGWDPQARLRDMDSEGIDIAVLYPSIGFYIPELNDVPLMAALCRAYNNWLADYCRAAPDRLVGVALLPLHDIDESIRELTRATEQLGFRGAFFRPNPHAGRPIHHPAYDRFWECAASLGVPIAVHEGLSDSLPTLGRDRFENPALLHVLSHPFEQMAACAGLIMTGVMDRHPSLRFAFLESGSGWLPYWLERLDSHFDTWEKFFPLLRLKPSEYFKRQCVISTEPSDEIVDAVVHHVSDECVVWASDYPHPDAHFPGAVTKTLASMANIAPASRDKILATNAARVYGITLPARERAR; from the coding sequence ATGAGTAATACGCCCCGCCCCTTCGTTATTGACGCCGACGGTCACATCGTCGAACCCACCTCGATGTGGGCCGAGTACGTCGAGCCGGCCTATCGAGCGCGCGCGCCGCGTCCCGCCCTCGATGAGCGCGGCCATCCCTGCCAGGTGATCGACGACCGCATCATCATGCGGCACGCGATGCTCCTGACCTTCGGACCCGAGTACAAGCTGGAAGGCAAGACGTTTCAAGCCGGCGGCTGGGATCCGCAGGCACGCCTGCGCGACATGGACAGCGAGGGCATCGACATCGCCGTGCTGTATCCGTCGATTGGATTCTACATACCCGAGCTGAACGACGTGCCGCTGATGGCCGCGCTCTGCCGCGCGTACAACAATTGGCTGGCCGACTACTGTCGCGCTGCTCCGGATCGACTGGTTGGCGTGGCGCTGCTGCCCTTGCACGATATCGACGAGTCGATTCGCGAGCTGACACGCGCCACCGAGCAACTCGGATTCCGCGGCGCCTTCTTTCGCCCCAATCCGCACGCGGGGCGTCCGATCCACCACCCGGCGTACGACCGTTTCTGGGAATGCGCCGCGTCGCTGGGCGTGCCGATTGCGGTGCACGAAGGCCTCTCCGATTCGTTGCCGACGCTCGGGCGCGATCGCTTCGAGAATCCCGCCTTGCTGCACGTGCTGTCGCATCCGTTCGAACAGATGGCCGCCTGCGCGGGCTTGATCATGACCGGCGTGATGGATCGCCATCCGAGTTTGCGCTTCGCGTTCCTCGAATCGGGCTCGGGCTGGTTACCCTACTGGCTCGAACGGCTCGACTCGCACTTCGACACCTGGGAAAAATTCTTCCCGCTGCTGCGCCTGAAACCGTCGGAGTACTTCAAGCGCCAGTGCGTGATTTCCACCGAGCCGTCGGACGAGATCGTCGATGCGGTGGTGCACCACGTCAGTGACGAGTGCGTGGTGTGGGCGTCGGACTATCCGCACCCCGATGCGCACTTCCCAGGCGCGGTGACCAAGACGCTCGCATCGATGGCGAACATCGCGCCGGCGTCGCGCGACAAGATCCTCGCCACCAACGCGGCGCGAGTGTACGGAATCACGCTGCCGGCGCGTGAACGGGCGCGGTGA
- a CDS encoding CoA transferase — protein MRQLFEGLKVLEFGGGAAGPFGTRYFADHGATVVRVESRQRPDFVRLLRYVPGDPAGFDGSHMFAMVNVNKYGIALNMSHAKGPEIARRLVQWADVVAENFAPKAMAKWGLDYESLRQLKPDLVMISTCLNGQTGPDRNYPGFGGQGSAISGFNHLTGWPDLEPLGPYGTITDSLSPRFVALLVASALVHRKRTGQGQYIDLAQVEGGVVCLSENIVTYTATGETLERIGNRSRHAAPHGAFRCAPKGDDDDRWVAIAVHSDDDWQKFRHALGDPSWAADARFETGSGRIAHVDELEEKLTTWTRTRSAEDVMTTLQAAGVEAGVVANFEDLVNDPQLAHRRHFREVEHRVIGKHLAETNGLRFSRTPEEIRMPAPCLGEHSEYVYRELLGMSATEYDALRADGVFE, from the coding sequence ATGCGGCAATTGTTCGAAGGCCTGAAGGTCTTGGAGTTCGGCGGCGGCGCGGCCGGGCCATTCGGCACGCGCTACTTCGCCGATCACGGGGCGACGGTCGTGCGCGTCGAGTCGCGCCAGCGCCCGGATTTCGTCCGCCTGCTGCGCTACGTGCCGGGTGATCCCGCTGGGTTCGACGGCAGTCACATGTTCGCGATGGTGAACGTCAACAAGTACGGCATCGCGCTCAACATGAGTCACGCCAAGGGTCCGGAGATCGCGCGCCGGCTGGTGCAGTGGGCGGATGTTGTGGCGGAGAATTTTGCGCCGAAGGCGATGGCGAAGTGGGGACTCGACTACGAGTCGCTGCGCCAGCTCAAGCCCGACCTTGTCATGATCAGCACGTGTCTGAACGGGCAGACCGGCCCCGACCGCAATTATCCTGGCTTCGGCGGTCAAGGCTCGGCGATCTCGGGTTTCAACCATCTCACCGGTTGGCCTGACCTCGAGCCGCTCGGTCCGTACGGAACCATCACCGACTCGCTGTCGCCGCGCTTCGTGGCGTTGCTGGTGGCGTCGGCGCTGGTGCACCGCAAGCGCACGGGGCAAGGGCAGTACATCGACCTCGCGCAAGTCGAAGGTGGCGTGGTGTGCTTGAGCGAGAACATCGTCACCTACACCGCGACCGGTGAAACGTTGGAGCGGATCGGCAATCGCTCGCGGCATGCTGCGCCGCACGGTGCGTTTCGCTGCGCGCCGAAAGGCGATGACGACGATCGCTGGGTGGCGATTGCGGTCCACAGCGACGACGATTGGCAGAAGTTCCGCCACGCGCTCGGTGATCCGTCGTGGGCGGCCGATGCGCGGTTTGAGACGGGATCTGGCCGGATCGCGCATGTCGACGAGCTGGAGGAAAAGCTGACGACGTGGACCCGCACGCGTTCCGCCGAGGACGTGATGACGACGCTGCAAGCGGCAGGCGTGGAAGCTGGTGTGGTGGCGAACTTCGAGGATCTCGTCAACGATCCGCAGTTGGCGCATCGGCGCCATTTCCGCGAGGTCGAGCACCGCGTGATCGGCAAACACCTCGCCGAGACCAACGGCCTGCGCTTCTCGCGCACCCCCGAAGAGATCCGCATGCCGGCACCCTGCCTCGGCGAGCATAGCGAGTACGTCTATCGTGAGTTGCTCGGCATGTCGGCAACAGAGTACGACGCGCTCAGAGCCGACGGCGTGTTCGAGTAA
- a CDS encoding EamA family transporter: MNRAVTAPAPHAWSRVQLLAAAALFSTGGAAIKACTLTSWQVTAFRSVVAAVAVLIFLPGARQRWTPRILAVGAAYAATMILFVTANKLTTAANSIFLQSAAPLYIVLLGPRLLGEHMRARDVFYMIAVALGLAMFFIGIEPSSATAPHPLAGNVVATLSGVSWAFTVLGFRWLARAEHAGSEMPTIVAGNAIACVACLPWALPIVHSTAADWMVVGYLGVFQIGLAYLFMASAIRHVPALEASLLLLLEPLLNPLWAWLIQGERPGAWSLGGGALILLATMVKGWVDARVASTDQA; the protein is encoded by the coding sequence GTGAACCGCGCCGTCACAGCACCGGCCCCGCACGCGTGGTCACGCGTGCAGTTGCTCGCCGCGGCCGCGTTGTTCTCCACCGGCGGCGCGGCGATCAAAGCTTGTACGCTGACGAGCTGGCAGGTCACCGCGTTTCGCTCGGTAGTGGCGGCGGTGGCCGTGTTGATCTTTCTGCCCGGCGCGCGCCAGCGCTGGACGCCGCGCATTCTCGCCGTCGGCGCCGCCTACGCAGCGACGATGATTCTGTTCGTGACCGCGAACAAACTCACCACGGCGGCGAACTCGATCTTCCTGCAGTCGGCCGCGCCGCTCTACATCGTCCTGCTCGGTCCGCGATTGCTGGGCGAGCACATGCGCGCGCGCGACGTGTTCTACATGATCGCGGTGGCGCTCGGGCTGGCCATGTTTTTCATCGGCATCGAGCCGTCGTCCGCCACGGCGCCGCATCCGCTCGCGGGCAACGTCGTCGCGACATTGAGTGGAGTGAGCTGGGCGTTCACGGTGCTCGGTTTCCGCTGGCTCGCGCGCGCCGAGCATGCGGGGTCGGAGATGCCCACCATCGTCGCCGGCAACGCGATCGCGTGCGTCGCCTGCCTGCCGTGGGCGCTGCCGATCGTGCACAGCACGGCGGCCGATTGGATGGTCGTCGGTTACCTGGGCGTGTTCCAGATCGGTCTCGCGTACCTCTTCATGGCCAGCGCGATCCGTCACGTGCCGGCACTCGAAGCGTCGCTGCTGTTGTTGCTCGAACCGTTGCTCAATCCGCTGTGGGCATGGTTGATCCAAGGCGAGCGGCCGGGCGCGTGGTCGCTCGGCGGCGGCGCGCTGATTCTGTTGGCAACGATGGTGAAGGGATGGGTCGATGCTCGCGTTGCCAGCACCGATCAAGCGTGA
- a CDS encoding DUF1329 domain-containing protein, which translates to MNRVVQACVLVVVLSVAGITWADSSSAGLKAGDVLTQANANLADGLLPPEILRHYQTGEYLNTTIADWPNGLFKFDPEFLAATETNAGKYKIDTNGTVVDAATGQQPPMILGFPFPKIDPADPTAGTQVLWNYVYGGWYILGSIHSTVELNWVKPNGLDRKTTQDISFLFYDGQGDRYRKPNPQNFSMQFLATAMTPTDLNGTTALTWRYRDPAKRDSNWVYVPALRRVRAVSPANRSDGFLGSDMSQDDGPFFDGKPEDFNFKLVGEKDQYRFVDPLSLAGKSNIIWLPNGGWRAKWPKDVLTFGYEDPNFKGIGWAPVAPVLAKRAFWVIEATPKDKYYLYGRIELFIDKETYEGAWNRKFSWSGDLLNTLQVMTFLRHKYTRPDGGVEYLIGSNMGYRVAENVKMNRATTAGTLAPLKEPASDTRVPIDPTFFDMSTLSRFGK; encoded by the coding sequence ATGAATCGTGTCGTGCAAGCGTGCGTGCTCGTCGTCGTTCTCAGTGTCGCCGGCATCACCTGGGCGGATAGCTCGTCCGCCGGGCTCAAGGCGGGCGATGTTCTCACCCAAGCCAACGCGAATCTTGCCGACGGCTTGCTGCCGCCGGAGATCCTCAGGCACTATCAAACCGGCGAGTACCTCAACACCACGATAGCGGACTGGCCGAACGGTCTGTTCAAGTTCGATCCCGAGTTCCTCGCCGCCACCGAAACCAACGCGGGCAAATACAAGATCGACACCAACGGCACCGTCGTCGATGCCGCGACCGGCCAGCAGCCGCCAATGATCCTCGGCTTTCCGTTTCCCAAGATCGATCCCGCCGATCCTACCGCGGGGACGCAGGTCTTGTGGAACTACGTGTATGGCGGCTGGTATATCCTCGGCAGCATCCATTCGACCGTCGAGTTGAATTGGGTGAAGCCCAACGGTCTCGATCGCAAGACCACGCAGGACATCAGCTTCCTCTTCTACGACGGCCAGGGGGACCGCTATCGCAAACCCAATCCGCAGAACTTCAGCATGCAGTTCCTCGCCACGGCGATGACGCCGACCGACTTGAACGGCACCACCGCGCTCACCTGGCGTTACCGCGATCCGGCCAAGCGCGACTCGAACTGGGTCTACGTCCCCGCGCTGCGGCGAGTGCGCGCCGTCAGCCCCGCGAATCGCTCTGATGGCTTCTTGGGCTCCGACATGAGTCAGGACGACGGACCGTTCTTCGATGGCAAGCCGGAAGATTTCAACTTCAAGTTGGTCGGCGAGAAGGATCAGTATCGCTTCGTCGATCCGCTCAGCCTCGCCGGCAAGTCGAACATCATCTGGCTACCCAACGGCGGCTGGCGCGCCAAGTGGCCGAAGGATGTGCTGACCTTCGGCTACGAAGATCCGAACTTCAAGGGCATCGGCTGGGCGCCGGTGGCCCCCGTGCTCGCCAAGCGAGCGTTCTGGGTGATCGAGGCGACGCCGAAGGACAAGTATTACCTCTACGGCCGCATCGAACTCTTCATCGACAAGGAGACCTACGAAGGCGCGTGGAATCGCAAGTTCAGTTGGAGCGGTGATCTGCTCAACACGCTGCAGGTGATGACGTTCCTCCGCCACAAGTACACGCGCCCCGACGGCGGCGTGGAATACTTGATTGGGTCCAACATGGGCTACCGCGTTGCCGAAAATGTGAAGATGAACCGCGCCACCACCGCGGGAACCCTCGCGCCGCTCAAGGAGCCGGCCAGCGACACGCGCGTCCCGATCGACCCGACGTTCTTCGATATGTCGACGCTGTCGCGCTTCGGGAAGTAG
- a CDS encoding cysteine hydrolase encodes MDDTPVTTRDSRLTTHDSPLTIDPDRAALCIVEMQNDIVHESNLEKRGVGGVLAAQVQRRGVIPKLQALMAAARTRGVPIIYINFCGKPGFPRPNTALHRRTGRQPTLIEGTWGVRIHEALSAQPEDFVLERTVGVDGSYGTQLYPVLRMLKRTTMMMTGVSTNLAVEGIVRASVNRGFDMVVVEDCCASYPDEWHRFSIENIMPLLATVTTSEAVIAALASQMR; translated from the coding sequence ATGGACGACACACCAGTCACCACTCGCGACTCACGACTCACCACTCACGACTCACCACTGACCATCGACCCCGATCGCGCCGCGCTGTGCATCGTCGAGATGCAGAACGACATCGTGCACGAGTCGAACCTCGAGAAGCGCGGTGTCGGTGGCGTGTTGGCTGCGCAGGTGCAAAGGCGCGGTGTGATTCCCAAACTGCAGGCGCTGATGGCGGCCGCGCGCACACGCGGTGTGCCCATCATCTACATCAACTTTTGCGGCAAGCCGGGATTCCCGCGGCCCAACACCGCGCTGCACCGCCGCACGGGACGCCAGCCGACGCTGATCGAAGGCACGTGGGGCGTGCGAATACATGAAGCCCTGTCCGCGCAGCCGGAAGACTTCGTGCTCGAACGGACCGTCGGCGTCGATGGCTCGTACGGCACGCAGCTCTATCCCGTCCTGCGGATGCTGAAACGCACAACGATGATGATGACGGGCGTGTCGACCAATCTCGCGGTCGAAGGCATCGTGCGTGCCTCGGTGAATCGCGGCTTCGATATGGTGGTGGTCGAAGATTGCTGTGCCAGTTATCCCGACGAGTGGCACCGCTTCTCGATCGAGAACATCATGCCGCTGCTGGCGACGGTGACGACATCAGAAGCGGTGATTGCGGCACTCGCTAGTCAGATGCGGTAG
- a CDS encoding enoyl-CoA hydratase/isomerase family protein, whose protein sequence is MAEFETILFDVSDRIATITLNRPERKNAMNQQLKDELRECWRRVKTDPDIWVAIITGAGDAFSSGADVESLASGGFTKTDRWRELAMIEGIVELPTPRRQRVHKPVIAAVNGVVAGFSLDLVSESDIPIASEKASFVDPHVSIGYVSSHEMVNMARRVPVAVALRMALLGSRERMSAQRAYEVGLVTEVVPHDKLMARARELAGMILTNSPLAVWGTKMAILQGLGLPIPQAEEIAAGYLEIVEQSEDHGEGPRSFVEKRKPRWQAR, encoded by the coding sequence ATGGCGGAGTTTGAAACCATCCTCTTCGACGTCAGCGACCGCATCGCCACCATCACGCTCAACCGGCCGGAGCGGAAGAACGCGATGAACCAGCAACTCAAAGACGAGCTGCGCGAGTGCTGGCGGCGGGTGAAGACCGATCCGGACATTTGGGTCGCGATCATCACCGGCGCGGGCGATGCGTTCTCCAGCGGCGCCGATGTCGAGTCGCTCGCCAGCGGCGGCTTTACGAAAACCGATCGCTGGCGCGAGTTGGCGATGATCGAAGGTATCGTCGAGTTGCCGACGCCGCGCCGCCAGCGCGTCCACAAACCGGTGATCGCCGCGGTCAACGGCGTGGTCGCCGGCTTCTCACTCGATCTGGTCAGCGAATCCGATATTCCGATCGCGTCCGAGAAGGCCTCGTTCGTCGATCCACACGTGTCGATCGGCTACGTGTCGTCGCACGAGATGGTGAACATGGCGCGGCGAGTTCCGGTGGCTGTGGCGCTGCGGATGGCGCTGCTCGGCAGCCGCGAGCGTATGAGCGCGCAGCGCGCCTACGAAGTCGGCTTGGTGACCGAGGTGGTGCCGCACGACAAGCTGATGGCGCGGGCGCGCGAACTAGCCGGCATGATCCTCACTAACTCGCCGCTGGCGGTGTGGGGCACGAAGATGGCGATTCTGCAGGGGCTCGGGTTGCCGATCCCGCAAGCCGAGGAGATCGCGGCGGGCTACCTCGAGATCGTCGAGCAGTCCGAAGATCACGGCGAGGGTCCGCGCTCGTTCGTCGAGAAGCGCAAGCCGCGTTGGCAAGCGCGCTGA
- a CDS encoding Crp/Fnr family transcriptional regulator — MSHPLGTAGDPKVRARIAIESGLDRATVDALLSAATIRYFARGTSVYPQGTHRGSIFVVLSGAVSVSIGLPRGTRILCAFYQPGAMFGFPIVETERPRLSAANAFTTATLAVVPRREFERLIGGLAPPLVLRFFNRVLERQARFAMRLVHCVALDLRGRLALTILDLAASFGVPEPNGVRVQLPITHVNLAEMVGASRERVSKGMAALMADGLISYARQAITVLDVKRLERLMADG, encoded by the coding sequence ATGTCACACCCACTGGGAACCGCGGGGGATCCGAAGGTCCGCGCCCGCATCGCCATCGAATCCGGCCTCGATCGCGCCACGGTCGACGCGCTGCTGAGCGCCGCCACCATCCGCTACTTCGCGCGCGGCACCTCGGTCTACCCACAAGGCACGCATCGCGGCAGCATCTTCGTCGTGCTGAGCGGCGCGGTGAGCGTGTCGATCGGCCTGCCGCGCGGCACGCGAATTCTGTGCGCCTTCTATCAACCCGGTGCGATGTTCGGTTTCCCGATCGTCGAGACCGAGCGGCCACGCCTGAGCGCCGCCAACGCCTTTACCACAGCGACGCTCGCCGTCGTGCCGCGGCGCGAGTTCGAGCGACTGATCGGCGGCCTGGCGCCGCCGCTGGTGCTGCGCTTCTTCAACCGCGTGCTCGAACGGCAAGCGCGTTTCGCGATGCGCTTGGTGCACTGCGTGGCGCTCGACCTGCGTGGCCGCTTGGCGCTGACGATCCTCGATCTCGCCGCCAGTTTCGGCGTGCCTGAACCCAACGGCGTCCGCGTGCAGCTCCCGATCACGCACGTCAACCTCGCCGAGATGGTAGGCGCGTCGCGCGAGCGCGTGAGCAAAGGCATGGCGGCGCTGATGGCGGACGGGCTCATCTCCTACGCGCGGCAGGCGATCACCGTGCTCGACGTGAAGCGGTTGGAGCGGCTGATGGCGGATGGCTGA
- a CDS encoding amidohydrolase, with the protein MSSYQLISADSHIVEAPNLWEKWLSKEFMPRAPKLVKDAEGGDAWQYRPGTPPVPLGLVTTYPGRTYDAFKWTGAKYDKINQGAFNGAVRLKEQDTDGVNAEVLYPSQRTMRHFMLDDDNEFHKAGIQAYNNWMAKDYMAPDPKRLIGLAQMPNVGVEAMIAEMRRAKQMGMRGVILSSWPSGATSLSVEDNAFWEECQQLDMPVSIHLGVASKQAANAAQQKITTGISEATGLLTSGQKTVVGYSCAGLDNMPIIIAETILSGLFDKFPKLKFISVEAGAGWVPYFLEQMDDRYWRNRGWAQVDLAMLPSEYFHRNWSLTFVRDFYGVRNRHAVGINSMMWSTDYPHHICDWPYSKRVANEMFDGVPADERYQICAGNAAKLYKLA; encoded by the coding sequence ATGAGCTCGTATCAATTGATCTCCGCCGATTCCCATATCGTTGAAGCCCCCAATCTGTGGGAGAAGTGGCTCAGCAAAGAATTCATGCCGCGCGCGCCCAAGCTGGTGAAGGACGCCGAAGGCGGCGACGCGTGGCAGTACCGCCCCGGCACGCCGCCAGTGCCGCTCGGTCTCGTCACCACTTATCCCGGCCGCACTTACGACGCCTTCAAGTGGACCGGCGCGAAGTACGACAAGATCAACCAAGGTGCCTTCAACGGCGCCGTGCGCCTCAAGGAGCAGGACACCGACGGCGTGAACGCGGAAGTGCTCTACCCGTCGCAGCGCACCATGCGCCACTTCATGCTCGATGACGACAATGAATTCCACAAGGCCGGCATCCAGGCCTACAACAATTGGATGGCGAAGGACTACATGGCGCCAGATCCGAAGCGGCTGATCGGCTTGGCGCAGATGCCCAACGTCGGCGTCGAAGCGATGATCGCCGAGATGCGGCGCGCCAAGCAAATGGGCATGCGCGGCGTCATCTTGTCGAGTTGGCCGAGCGGCGCGACCTCGCTGTCGGTCGAGGACAACGCCTTCTGGGAAGAATGCCAGCAGCTCGATATGCCGGTGAGCATCCATCTCGGCGTGGCGTCGAAGCAGGCTGCCAATGCCGCGCAGCAGAAGATCACCACCGGCATCTCGGAAGCGACCGGCCTGCTCACTAGCGGGCAGAAGACCGTCGTCGGCTACTCCTGCGCTGGGTTGGACAACATGCCGATCATCATCGCCGAAACGATTCTCTCCGGGCTGTTCGACAAGTTCCCCAAGCTGAAGTTCATCTCGGTCGAGGCTGGCGCCGGCTGGGTACCCTACTTCCTCGAACAGATGGACGACCGCTACTGGCGCAACCGCGGCTGGGCGCAGGTCGATCTGGCGATGCTGCCGAGCGAGTACTTCCATCGCAACTGGTCGCTGACCTTCGTGCGCGACTTCTACGGCGTGCGCAATCGCCACGCGGTCGGCATCAACAGCATGATGTGGTCGACCGACTACCCGCATCACATCTGCGACTGGCCGTACTCGAAGCGCGTCGCCAACGAGATGTTCGACGGCGTGCCCGCTGACGAGCGCTACCAAATCTGCGCCGGCAACGCGGCGAAGCTGTACAAGCTGGCGTAA